A single window of Xiphophorus hellerii strain 12219 chromosome 12, Xiphophorus_hellerii-4.1, whole genome shotgun sequence DNA harbors:
- the LOC116730237 gene encoding protein FAM160B2-like isoform X6, whose protein sequence is MTDILVYEEKQQEEPGRCLEFLLQNRLLETLCTLGKAQYPPGMSQQVLLFFSRLLSRMQKPLLQLVPIRTPVQKLIGLCALPGSCTEKEEAQFLLAVCSRVSQDPHMLRYILQPPDRLAASNQSPDAASSQSEASASSAVQSERGLLWVLLQLSSSQRPAVRLKACEGLLQLASLLDVGHPCPPGPPCPSGPPCPPGSPGPPCPPGELQVAAAQLGHLLAGRLQELYSLLPLEELQAAELRSWPRPSWRSESQADHMTRFLTWFDFLDELTADAPQALSQCVLQRWLMETLHPQLLNACEWSVLASTSVLCCVVRLVRSPSLLDQLLDFLLRTPSVLRPLLQRCDHASDQISVASLSLVDELLQKPHRDVLDTLVLGFLQSRRYLSSPAGGAEDRQPDSDGSDDGRDLEDDPFFSDGFPDDHLPPPRLRQPAAPGSAADIINSFLGLVPVQVRSAHLLQNGGYELYVLDARSLSEPGKPVQVEAPPLQVSQCQALSLQWAWPQTPPPPPTCSSGEEAHFFEGHLLRVLFERLGRMLQQQPYEVNLQLTAVLSRLCAFSHPLLDEYLLDPFVHLSAGSRSLFAVLVRVVGELMERIQQVADLPQRLLDTRRRLLGLHLDARPEHPALLQGVIVLEEFCKELAAIAFVKMPLDRNHDRFCSGPGSVGPEPAERS, encoded by the exons ATGACCGACATCCTGGTgtatgaggagaagcagcag GAGGAACCGGGTCGCTGCCTGGAGTTCCTGCTGCAGAACCGGCTGCTGGAGACGCTCTGCACCTTGGGGAAGGCTCAG tacCCTCCAGGGATGAGCCAGCAGGTGCTGCTCTTCTTCTCCAGGCTGCTGTCTCGGATGCAGaagcctctgctgcagctggtccCCATCCGCACACCTGTACAG AAGCTGATTGGCCTCTGTGCTCTTCCTGGTTCCTGCACTGAGAAGGAGGAAGCTCAGTTTTTATTGGCTGTTTGCTCCAGAGTGTCACAGGATCCGCACATGCTCAGATACATCCTGCAG CCCCCAGACAGACTGGCGGCGTCCAATCAGAGCCCAGATGCagccagcagccaatcagaagcctCTGCCTCCAGCGCTGTCCAATCAGAGCGTGGGCTGCTGtgggttctgctgcagctcagcagcAGCCAG AGGCCTGCGGTGCGTCTCAAGGCCTGTGAGGGTCTGCTGCAGCTGGCGTCCCTCCTGGATGTTGGTCATCCATGTCCTCCAGGTCCTCCGTGTCCTTCAGGTCCTCCGTGTCCTCCAGGTTCTCCAGGTCCTCCATGTCCTCCAGGGGAGCTGCAGGTCGCTGCAGCCCAGCTGGGGCATCTGCTGGCTGGGCGGCTGCAGGAGCTCTACTCCCTGCtgcctctggaggagctgcaggctgCTGAGCTCAGGAGCTGGCCCCGCCCCTCGTGGAG GTCAGAGTCTCAAGCAGATCACATGACCCGTTTTCTCACCTGGTTCGACTTCCTGGATGAGCTGACGGCCGACGCTCCTCAG GCGCTGTCCCAGTGCGTCCTCCAGCGGTGGCTCATGGAGACTCTTCATCCTCAGCTGCTGAATGC GTGCGAGTGGAGCGTCTTGGCGTCCACCTCCGTCCTCTGCTGCGTCGTCAGACTGGTCCGGTCTCCATCTCTGCTGGACCAGCTTCTGGACTTCCTGCTGAGGACGCCGTCCGTGCTGCGGCCGCTGCTGCAGCGCTGCGACCACGCCTCCGACCAG ATCAGCGTGGCGTCTCTGTCTCTGGTGGACGAACTGCTGCAGAAGCCTCACAGGGACGTCCTGGACACGCTGGTGCTCGGCTTCCTGCAGAGCCGCCGTTACCTGTCCTCACCCGCGGGGGGCGCCGAGGACCGACAGCCCGACAGCGACGGCAGCGACGACGGCCG GGACCTGGAGGATGACCCGTTCTTCTCAGACGGTTTCCCTGACGaccaccttcctcctcctcgtcttcgTCAGCCCGCTGCTCCGGGCTCTGCCGCTGACATCATCAACAG TTTCTTGGGCCTGGTTCCGGTCCAGGTGCGGTCGGCCCACCTGCTGCAGAACGGAGGCTACGAGTTGTACGTCCTCGACGCGCGCTCCTTG tcaGAACCAGGTAAACCTGTCCAGGTGGAGGCTCCACCCCTTCAG GTGAGCCAGTGCCAGGCTCTATCTCTCCAGTGGGCGTGGCCACAGactcctcctccgcctcccaCCTGCTCCTCAGGTGAGGAGGCACACTTCTTCGAAGGCCACCTGCTGAGAGTTCTGTTTGAACGTCTGGGACGCATGCTGCAGCAG CAGCCGTACGAGGTGAACCTGCAGCTGACGGCCGTCCTGTCCCGTCTGTGCGCCTTCAGCCACCCGCTGCTGGACGAGTACCTGCTGGACCCGTTCGTCCACCTGTCCGCCGGCAGCCGCTCGCTGTTCGCCGTCCTGGTCAGG GTGGTGGGAGAGCTGATGGAGCGCATCCAGCAGGTAGCCGACCTGCCGCAGCGCCTGCTGGACACCAGGAGACGCCTGCTGGGACTCCACCTGGACGCCAG ACCGGAGCACCCGGCTCTGCTCCAGGGCGTCATCGTCCTGGAGGAGTTCTGCAAGGAGCTGGCGGCCATCGCCTTCGTCAAGATGCCTCTGGACCGGAACCACGACCGCTTCTGCTCAGGGCCCGGGTCAGTCGGACCGGAACCGGCTGAACGATCCTGA
- the LOC116730237 gene encoding protein FAM160B2-like isoform X3: MCFRWSVKSKILEQRRRTGTGGRGDNLSLSLSVLPGLRRIYQLQFSSGNVRNVAGRADVFQREPTADLLDSFIDHWRSITNYYIQTTDDSRPASQTDIPWRLRQMTDILVYEEKQQEEPGRCLEFLLQNRLLETLCTLGKAQYPPGMSQQVLLFFSRLLSRMQKPLLQLVPIRTPVQKLIGLCALPGSCTEKEEAQFLLAVCSRVSQDPHMLRYILQPPDRLAASNQSPDAASSQSEASASSAVQSERGLLWVLLQLSSSQRPAVRLKACEGLLQLASLLDVGHPCPPGPPCPSGPPCPPGSPGPPCPPGELQVAAAQLGHLLAGRLQELYSLLPLEELQAAELRSWPRPSWRSESQADHMTRFLTWFDFLDELTADAPQALSQCVLQRWLMETLHPQLLNACEWSVLASTSVLCCVVRLVRSPSLLDQLLDFLLRTPSVLRPLLQRCDHASDQISVASLSLVDELLQKPHRDVLDTLVLGFLQSRRYLSSPAGGAEDRQPDSDGSDDGRDLEDDPFFSDGFPDDHLPPPRLRQPAAPGSAADIINSFLGLVPVQVRSAHLLQNGGYELYVLDARSLVSQCQALSLQWAWPQTPPPPPTCSSGEEAHFFEGHLLRVLFERLGRMLQQQPYEVNLQLTAVLSRLCAFSHPLLDEYLLDPFVHLSAGSRSLFAVLVRVVGELMERIQQVADLPQRLLDTRRRLLGLHLDARPEHPALLQGVIVLEEFCKELAAIAFVKMPLDRNHDRFCSGPGSVGPEPAERS, from the exons ATGTGCTTCCGGTGgtcagtaaaaagtaaaattctcGAACAGAGACGGAGGACAGGGACAGGAGGACGTGGAGACAACCTGTccctgtctctgtctgtcctccCCGGTCTTCGCAGAATATACCAGCTGCAATTTTCTTCTGGGAATGTCAGGAATGTAGCTGGAAG AGCTGATGTTTTCCAGAGAGAGCCGACCGCCGACCTGCTGGACTCCTTCATCGACCACTGGAGGTCCATCACCAACTACTACATTCAGACCACAG ATGACAGCCGCCCCGCCTCTCAGACCGACATCCCGTGGCGTCTCAGGCAGATGACCGACATCCTGGTgtatgaggagaagcagcag GAGGAACCGGGTCGCTGCCTGGAGTTCCTGCTGCAGAACCGGCTGCTGGAGACGCTCTGCACCTTGGGGAAGGCTCAG tacCCTCCAGGGATGAGCCAGCAGGTGCTGCTCTTCTTCTCCAGGCTGCTGTCTCGGATGCAGaagcctctgctgcagctggtccCCATCCGCACACCTGTACAG AAGCTGATTGGCCTCTGTGCTCTTCCTGGTTCCTGCACTGAGAAGGAGGAAGCTCAGTTTTTATTGGCTGTTTGCTCCAGAGTGTCACAGGATCCGCACATGCTCAGATACATCCTGCAG CCCCCAGACAGACTGGCGGCGTCCAATCAGAGCCCAGATGCagccagcagccaatcagaagcctCTGCCTCCAGCGCTGTCCAATCAGAGCGTGGGCTGCTGtgggttctgctgcagctcagcagcAGCCAG AGGCCTGCGGTGCGTCTCAAGGCCTGTGAGGGTCTGCTGCAGCTGGCGTCCCTCCTGGATGTTGGTCATCCATGTCCTCCAGGTCCTCCGTGTCCTTCAGGTCCTCCGTGTCCTCCAGGTTCTCCAGGTCCTCCATGTCCTCCAGGGGAGCTGCAGGTCGCTGCAGCCCAGCTGGGGCATCTGCTGGCTGGGCGGCTGCAGGAGCTCTACTCCCTGCtgcctctggaggagctgcaggctgCTGAGCTCAGGAGCTGGCCCCGCCCCTCGTGGAG GTCAGAGTCTCAAGCAGATCACATGACCCGTTTTCTCACCTGGTTCGACTTCCTGGATGAGCTGACGGCCGACGCTCCTCAG GCGCTGTCCCAGTGCGTCCTCCAGCGGTGGCTCATGGAGACTCTTCATCCTCAGCTGCTGAATGC GTGCGAGTGGAGCGTCTTGGCGTCCACCTCCGTCCTCTGCTGCGTCGTCAGACTGGTCCGGTCTCCATCTCTGCTGGACCAGCTTCTGGACTTCCTGCTGAGGACGCCGTCCGTGCTGCGGCCGCTGCTGCAGCGCTGCGACCACGCCTCCGACCAG ATCAGCGTGGCGTCTCTGTCTCTGGTGGACGAACTGCTGCAGAAGCCTCACAGGGACGTCCTGGACACGCTGGTGCTCGGCTTCCTGCAGAGCCGCCGTTACCTGTCCTCACCCGCGGGGGGCGCCGAGGACCGACAGCCCGACAGCGACGGCAGCGACGACGGCCG GGACCTGGAGGATGACCCGTTCTTCTCAGACGGTTTCCCTGACGaccaccttcctcctcctcgtcttcgTCAGCCCGCTGCTCCGGGCTCTGCCGCTGACATCATCAACAG TTTCTTGGGCCTGGTTCCGGTCCAGGTGCGGTCGGCCCACCTGCTGCAGAACGGAGGCTACGAGTTGTACGTCCTCGACGCGCGCTCCTTG GTGAGCCAGTGCCAGGCTCTATCTCTCCAGTGGGCGTGGCCACAGactcctcctccgcctcccaCCTGCTCCTCAGGTGAGGAGGCACACTTCTTCGAAGGCCACCTGCTGAGAGTTCTGTTTGAACGTCTGGGACGCATGCTGCAGCAG CAGCCGTACGAGGTGAACCTGCAGCTGACGGCCGTCCTGTCCCGTCTGTGCGCCTTCAGCCACCCGCTGCTGGACGAGTACCTGCTGGACCCGTTCGTCCACCTGTCCGCCGGCAGCCGCTCGCTGTTCGCCGTCCTGGTCAGG GTGGTGGGAGAGCTGATGGAGCGCATCCAGCAGGTAGCCGACCTGCCGCAGCGCCTGCTGGACACCAGGAGACGCCTGCTGGGACTCCACCTGGACGCCAG ACCGGAGCACCCGGCTCTGCTCCAGGGCGTCATCGTCCTGGAGGAGTTCTGCAAGGAGCTGGCGGCCATCGCCTTCGTCAAGATGCCTCTGGACCGGAACCACGACCGCTTCTGCTCAGGGCCCGGGTCAGTCGGACCGGAACCGGCTGAACGATCCTGA